AACTTCTTTTcgaaatttacattttttaggattatataatatatttgaattaagataagtTATACTAAAAGTCTAGTTGCAATTCAATAACTTCCATTATGGTCAATTTAGGAAAATAAAAacaccaataatttttatattaaggaTTATATATGTGTAATACTTGAACATTAATAGTGTCTTACGTACGTGCGTCCATCGACGATACAGAcacttataactatattcttTCAAATAAGATACCGACAATATTATCAATAAAGTTTTCTTGAACCACTTGATTTACTTTTGCTACAAGACAATATTAAAAGTGAGACGTGCATTTATTGTTGATTACGCGTGAAAAATGTCAAATAAtgggaaaaagagaagaaactgATCTCGAGCATTGTTTTTCAAACTCTTAAATGTGTTGTTTACCTAGTAATTGCAACAATATTACCAATTTGTTACGAAAAATATTAAATCGCAAAACCATTTTGTAAATGATATTAAACGTAAAACTTAATGCTTTATAAATTCCAAGATCACGACTATCATGATTTTCTCAAACATAAATAACATACCGGAATTCATAGCAATTTCTTCAGTTAATTCTTGATTTGAGAATGTAGAATTCTCCAAGAGATAGATTTCTCTCTCTTAGCCCTTTctcttaaatgaaaaattacattaacacacacatacacacgaTGGAAACGTATAATACTTCTTAAATAGGTAGAGAGAGGAcctattttcttttgataaCTGCCAATGCATGGTTTAGTAACCACCACTCCACTTCCCATCAAATAAGGAGTAAAAATAGGAAACTACTTCTCTAATTGTATAACCAATATTTTAGAGATTAGATCATCAGATAActtcattttaataaaagacTAAAGCCATACAAGTGTCATGTGGGACATTAGAAAAATATCTAATACATTTAAccaattagaaaataaattagattaaaattattaaggaaaaaaaacgtACAATTATGTTTCGAAACGGGTACAAAATTAGTACTTTATGATGAaacatcataatatataatttaagtaCTCATGATATATTGAAACGTCTGCTCTAATATTGACCCCGCAAGAAACAACATGATCATCTATAAATGTTTTGAGCATCGATAATTGATCTATTATGGACCATATAAGAAAGAACAGCATGACTTATGCATCATCAATACATGCATGTGACTTTAACGATGTTACATACATATTAGACGTTACACTCAAGGACCGTGTTACTTGTTATAAGCAATTATAACGTCGTAACAAACCATCGAGTATGTCTgcttaaaattaagaaatacaATATCGTAAtagcaaaataaaaacaaaaacaaattaagacTGTCAATCTCAAACATGAACAAGCTGactcaaaagtcaaaatcaatGTGGCACTCGGTTGTCTCAAAGCCACATGGTGATGTTCCATTCAAACTCAAAGGAACTTTCAACTCGCACTTGATCTTCGGCTTAACCCGCCAAGTGTTGACCGTACCCACCTTAAACCTAATCCCAAGATAGAGCTTAACTTCAATATCAAAAACCCCAGCAGCACTCTTCTCCGAATTAAGCTTTGAAAGCTCATCGGCTCCCAACAAAACCACTTGCTGCCCTTTGAACGCCGGATTCAAAACAGTCGTATTCTTATGGCCTTGGTAAAATGGGGTAAGCGTCGCCGAACCAAACTTCTGGTCCTCGAAGTAAGCCCCAGCTTCAATGCTGTCGTAGTATATGCCGATCTTTTCGTTGGGGTTTCTGACAGTAATGTCGACGGCAAGATTATAGTAGGGTAGCGTAGTGGTACTGTTGTTGGTGTTTAAGTTGAACTGGGTAAGAGAGGCATCGGTGACGTGAAACTTGACCTTGTTGGGGTGAAAGATGAGCCAGAATACGAGGACGGCAAGGCCTGCAAATAGAACGAGGTTAAAGAGGAAACTCAGAAGGCAGCCGCACCCTTCGTCGTCGCTGGCTTTGTGGCGATAGTATCGCTTGGGTGGTGGAACTGAGGGGCCGGAGTATGCTCCATTCAAGTGGGATGGTTTCTCTGCCATCtcaacggaaaaaaaaaaaaaaaacaaaaaaaaaataaaaaatggaagaataTACAAATTAAGAGACTTTGTCAAGGAAAGGTTAAAGGTGGGGAATTGGAGAGAATTATCATGACGTGGGAAAAGGGGttgcttgtatatatataggattttgGGAGAAGTTGGTGAGTAAGCGGCGGTACGCGTTCCAAATTCTAATCACGGATATTGCGTGTAAAAGCGGTTATACATGGGTTATGGGAATTTGGGGGGGTGGTTCCTGGTAGCTTCCTCAGCGTCGATTTGACGAAGATGTCCGgagtcaaaataattttttatgcttATCCAAGTATTTTCAGCAATACAAAAGCCTTTAATAACATAATTGCATCCATGAACAGTACTTGAGAAagacagctagctagctagcttatatatatgtacgtacgtaGGAGACTTAAATTTACGCCTCGATGATTTTATGgggatacatatatataatttgatcaTGAATAGCATCCAAATCCAGTACTTTTAGTTCCCAGTACTGATATTTTTGGGGTCTACGATTCCTCGCTCTTTTAATCCAAGAAGGcggaaaaaaggaaattaagaagATAAAATCTGGAGAAAGTACTGTATTTCCTTAATTAAAAGTTAGGCCAGCCAATCTACTACGCTAGACGAAACTTAAAGATGCTAAGTACTACTGGAAATTAAAATGGCTTGCTATAAGCAATGTTCTttacaatatataattaagtaagAAAAATTGCATATAGAATTAGAATTTAGCCGTGTGAACAAATTAACAGTAAATGGAAATTTTAAACGTATAATATAGTACGGACTACAGAGTACGTACCCACAATTGCTTCGTGTTTCCTTTTTCAAGGGAACGTGTTAGAGTGGGCTTGCCAGAATGTGCTATAACTTATACCGGCGTATATGGCGACATCTACCTAGAAATAGTTATCCAATTTTATGGAAAACGTATTGGGCCCCatatggggggggggggggggggggggggggggggaatgcaAATTCTCTTTCCCGTGTTAGCTGGTACGTGCTTGGATGGTAACTTTCAACCAGTgatacattaaaaattaaaaataaacttataaacaaACATAATGTGAtgattaaatttactttataataagaaatatatctataattatttgtcatatcatatcaagatatatacatcaatttttaagtttatttttataaaaaaatttataaaccaataatttctcttcaaataatatgattttctcTTTTCGTGTAAATTTTTTTCTGATTTACTTAATGCACctctttattaatttgcaattaatttgtttttaaaaataataccatCTGCAATCCCAATAACtattatacttttttattattctatgatgtgatataaaataattatatttgtcaTTTTCCACGTACGACATAACACCAAGAAAGGACGAAAAGGGTGACTCATACTAAAAAAGATAACGAATAATATTAGAAACAATTGGTGGTGCAAGGGAAATTTCAATATTAGACCGAGTTGGACAATTGGTCATGATCAAGTCATGTTGTTGAAGtccagatatatatatatatatgtacagatGTCGGGCCTGAACCCAAGAAGGCATATAGGAGTCTAGTTTTTAGATGAGTTTTTCAAGTTGTGCTTGATTTTATGCCTCTCATAGCTAGTCTCATGTTGCGGCTCTGAGTATTGACTTGCTCAACGTTAAAAACGTATTCGTGATTCGAATATGCATGTTTTCACTTTGCACAAAGAGTCTTGTAGAAACCTATACATTTTCCCAAGGAAACAATGTATTACCCGTCATTAATTATTCTTTTTAGCTTTAATTATACTGAAGACGTAAACTACTGgccaaagttaaaatatatgaatgtaTAAACAAAGTCAAGAATAATGGCGACTATAttaaagatttatttattaattacatGCACAACGAaagcaacaaataaaatatgatcAATCCAACAGTCAAATATAACAAACACAATAATCTACCACAACATCTCTCATAAACAAACATATACTAGTCATGATCATGAAGTCCGCGAAAAATATAACAACAATATCACCTAAacttaaatgaataaataaataaataaaagattgatCGATCAAACAAGAAGAAAAGGTGGCCGGGTCGATCAGTAATCGATGTCGCACTTGGTAGTCTCAAAACCACCTGACGATGTCCCACTGGCACTCAAAGGAAGTTTCAATTCGCATTTGACCTTGGGCTTAAAACGCCATGTCTTGATCTTTCCTACCTTGAACTTAATTCGGAGATAGAGCTTCACGTCAATGTTGTAAACCCCAGCATTCTTTTCTGCATTGAACTCCGAAAGCTCATTCGCCCCAAGCACCAACAATTTCTCGCCTTTAAACACCGGGCTCAAAACACTCGTATTCTTGTGCCCTTGGTAGAACTTCTCCAAATCCATTGAAACGAAACGCTGGTCCTCGTAGTATGCCGTGGCCGAGATGCGTTCGTAGTAGACTCCAATCTTCTTGTTGGGGTTTCTGGCGGTAATGTTGAGCGTAAGGTTGTATTGGAGATTGTTGGTGGCGGTTAAATTGAACTTGGTAAGCGAGGCGTCCGTGACATGGAACTTGATGTTATTGGGTCGAAAGATGAGCCAAAAGATAAGGATAGCAAGGCCAAGGGTGACAACCACAGAGACTATGAGGCCCAAAAGGAATCTAAACAGGCAGCCACAGCAGCCGCAGCCTCTGCCACGGCGACCAGGGTGGTAGGATTGGCGTGGTGGTGGGACTGAGGGGCCATAGTACGCCCCATTCAATTGGGCTTGTTTATCTGATGACATGGTTCACAACTTAAGCGCAACAAAGCGATTAAGTGAGACGGTtctatatatgagtaatgctagctACAAGATGATGATGCAAGTGAAAGATATGAAGGTGAAGGGGGTATAAGATATAACTAAAATGTGGGTGTATATATAGCATGGAGAATGGAGTTGGCCAGGAAGCAGGGTGGCATTTGACAAAGCCGCGgaactttcttcttttttgtaatTACGGCACGGCTGCATGAGAGGCTGACGTTTGGTTCGAAATCAACGCGCTTGCTTTTGAAGATCGAGCACAGATTGATCACGAGGTTTCTTGTTCGCTTCCCACGTAGGTTCTATGTGTGAAACTTTGCACTCATTTTGATGTGCTGTACGCGTAGTCTGACACTTATATACATGGACCAGGTCAACTTTGACTATTCTGTGTTTTTGTTATAGTcattttcacatatatataatctaagGGATTTAATTTGTTCGTTAATTTGTATGATTTGGTAAACTATACATGTTCAATTCTTGTTGTTATGGGTTTAATTGAAAAGAAGTTTACAGGAAAATTTTTTTAACGTGCGATCGAGGATTAAAAAACAACACTGTTGATAAAATCTACTCCGGCGCCACAACATCATGTTAAAATCGAAATTAATTATGTcctcttttttattcttctgaGGAACAGGATcatctgtttttttattttatctgaaATTCGTTAATTAACCCTCAAAATTCAACTTGTTAATTAATTACttctttattatatatgtagatCGCACCGACAACGaaattcatttaattatttaattataaattaaataaatagtataaTTTGTTCACCATGATAGTTAATTGGATGTGCATAATTCGGACAATATTATCACATGATGAGTCATTGGTTCCGAGTtaagaacaaataaaatcaaCATCAAGAAGCTATCAATCAATGCTGCAGGATCATACAAAATAACGTTTCAACGTACGTCATGAAGACTTTTTTTCCAAATTAAGCAAATAATTTCCAACTGGCAATTAATGATTAGTCGTTGGTAGGGGACCGATAGTGTGCACGACTTGATGAGTTCAAACGTCCAATTGATCGATGATACGTATGAGATCGATAAAGTCTCAAATGTAATGCCAACTGCATGCATGGTGGCGGCCTCTCATGACTGCATCATGCGCGCATGCAGTAGGTCAGTTGCGCATTCAACCAATTATCCCATCACATTCGACATAAGGATtatctcaaacacaaaaatatcAATCTAATACAAATGGTGAAAGTCATTggtgtttttaaatgattacTTCGACAACTAAGATAATTCAAACAACTCATGATATTCTCCATCGCCAGCTTGCAGCTTCGCCGGCCAGCTCCATGTCCTATGGACCGGCCAGCCTTCATCAGCCAAAAATACTCCTACTAATAAGTATATCATATTGTGGGACTCGATAAGTATATCAAAACACaattaatatttatcttatttggACTAATATTAATCTATGATCTATCCAACAAAATCTCATTTACTTGTTTTTGCTGATCTCCAATATTCTTGATTTGAATGGGTCTATATATATCCAAGAGGCCTTGTTGATCACCTGCCTTTCTCGGTTATCAATGAAAAACCTAAATGCATTAAATTTTGCCATCAATCCTTCACAATTTCCCCGCCAAAGCCAAAGACTATAAATTAATGCTCTTGTGGTACCAATTCTTTTTGGTAATAACCACCAACGATCCAACGTTTTGTACGGGTCTCGTCGATCCACTTCAGAGTATAGTTTAAATTAATCCGTTTTATTCGGTCCGATCAAAATTTTTCATTCCGGTATATATTACTCGGTacattatatatctatattccatttcatttcaattttagcCCATTCCAAACTACATTCCGTTATGAACTGTTTTAactgtaattttttaatttttttgaatttcgaAGGCATTTTATGGATTTTAAATCTAGATGGTATTTATGTAATTTCAAAATCTAAAGGtataatttaagttttttttttttttttgtaactttaaatatcTCCCcttgtgattttttaaaattatattttgacactaatatttcttcttttcatAATGTTTTCATCCATATTCATCTTagaaatcttcaattttttcacgtgtgtatttcttttattaattatcaGTTTATGTATATAgctaatttcaaaacaatacaCCATAACGGATAAGcactaaaatatttcattctaataCTTAAATTACAatagagaaattctatttataattctaAGTGGGATATTGTCGTATGtcattttattgataaatgaaaataaaaagaaaaaaaaaatatcattttaaaaataatattattataatattaaatttttttaaaatataattacatgacTTGCATCTACCGTCCCTAAATAAGATCGGTAGGTGGACTAACTCACCAGAATAATAATCCCCACgagatttaataaattaattcaagGGTATATTTAAGAGTGCGGCCGAATCTTGTCATATGTTCACAAGAAGTTTCACTGGGCAAAAGATTAGAACAAAATTCTGAACACGTCGATGGTCATGAGTTGATTTGTTCACCAGCATGCTATTCCCACTCCCACCTACTACGTCCTGGAGTTATTAAAGCCTAAGCTCagtatttaaagaaaaagaattcaGCAACGACTACTATGGATTTTTGAGAAATGCTGCGCATCATCATAtaccatatattttatatattaaaatattattttttattattttttatttttttttattttattcttattaaactaattaaattattctatttatcatccacatactacatatttattatagaaaaaataaaaaaaaattaaaataaatataatgtgtgaAATGTGAGAATAATAAGAAGATTTTTCCTTGATTTATGCTTTCGAATTTCAAGGAAGAAGTTCATGGAAACTAGCAGAAACACCAATCACCAACACATAAACATAATGAGAGTTCAGAAACAAGAAAAAGTCACCACagtcaatattttatttatttactaatgaATGTGAATCTGTGATCATAAGTAAAACTCAAATGACAAAAACAACATATAGTGCAATTTCAACAAAATCATCTATAccggaaaaagaaagaaattaagaaatatCCTAGAGGGTCATCTACAAGTgaccaaaaacaaagaaaaacacaagtaCTGTAACGCCATACGAAACTGAAATCAAAGCCCCGATCAAACATGTACAAGACCATCAGAGGTCATAACTGCACTTGGTAGTCTCAAAGCTACTTGCTGACGATCCATTAGAACTCAAAGGAACCTTCAAGTCGCAGTTGATCTTGGGCTTGAAGTGCCCAATCTTGATCCAACCCGCCTTGACCCTAATTCTGAGTCTCAGCTTCAAAACAATACCGTAGATCCCGTTActcttctctgagttgaacttGGATAGCTCACTTGTCCCCAGCGACACCAATTGCTGTCCGTCAAACACCTGGCTCAAGACGGTCGTGTTCTTGTGTCCTTGGTAAAATCGGGTCAAAGACTTGGAATCAAATCTCTGATCTTCATAGTAAGCATTGGCCTGGATGTTGTCGTAATATATGCCAATCCTCTTGTTGGGATTTCTGACGGTGACGTTCAGGGCCAGATTGTATTGCAGCATGTTGTTGGTGGTGCTCAAATTGAACTGCGTCAGAGAGGCGTCAGTGACGTGGAACTTGAGGTTGTTGGGGCGGAGGATGAGCCAGATGACGAGGGCGGCGAGGCCAATCATGACGATGACAGTGAAGACGATTTTGAAAATGAGGCTCAAAATGCAGTCGCAGAGGCAGCCGAAAAGGCAGCCACAGCATCCGCAGCCACTGCTGCCGTGGCCGGGGCGGTGGTAGTCTTTGCGGCGAGGAGGGATTGATGGACCGTAATAGGCACCGTTCAGGTGAGCCTGAGTTTCTGCCATGGCTGATCAGAGGTGAGAAACAgagcaaaaacacaaatatttgaTACAGAATGAGGAGGCCGGAGCTTTAAATTATATAGCCCTGTGGAGAATGGCGTGTGAAGCAGGCCTTAGATCAACGCGTTTGCTTTTTAGGAAATTTGCGCGTCTTCCGTGTTAATCAATAGCTTCCATTtcctctttcaaaaaaaaaaaaaaaggaaaagtatagttgcaagcacagttgtgtactaatatgtgcactaatgtgatgtgattggtcaaaaagtagattttattgataacagtgttaatttaaattttaagtgtgaataaatcagtgttagtacacagattagtgcgtaactgtatttgtatgtagcaaaattcaaaaaaaaatagcttCCATTTCCAAAGCCTTTGACCTGCGCGCATGGTTTCATACGCCACGCATCCAGTATGTCGTGGACACAATTCTGGTCTATCCATCAATCAATACTATACGAGTAATGTACAAGTTGAaaccttttattaaaaaaataaattaattaaaatgataaaacctTTTATAAAACTGTTTGAAAATAATAcgacctataaaaaaaaatgagtttttctttaatagatctcgattttttttttccaaaaaatttatGTAGAAATATGCACAAATtactttcttttaaattaatgtgagAATGACAGGATTTTTTTAATAGACTAATGAGCTtctcaaatatattattatttggtataatacattaaaactaATGGATAACTGAAGCTGGACCCAAttcttctaaattaataattatgggATATTTGTGCCAAACATcccataattattataaatgcaaAATAAGGAGTGTTAATTTGTGGTGCTAGCTCCATGTGTGTACGCAAAGCAAATGTATGACTGTGATTAAGGCCCAAAACCGAAGGCCATGCACACCATTTCTAATATTGagattgtattgagatttgaactttgaagatttaaaattgaaatgacTTTATTGGACAAATAAGTCATTCCATCAATATCAGCACATATACATTGTATTTCAACCTTATCTTAGTATGTTATATAATTAAACTTCTTGCATAATCATCAAAGATGAGAATACCGGCCATCTCATTCGTACATAAAGAccatctctttcttcttcttttttctcggCAAGAAAACATACATAGCAGGAAAATATAAATGGTACTTTTTACAGTCCAATATTCAAGAGAATAAACTAGAGTTAGGTGAGTCTTTTTCACTGTAAAAATTTAATGAATATTGAGGTAATTTAATAAGGGGTACGCATCCAAACAAGTTGCGACTCGTTACACCAAAAAATATGCACATCGATTTGGTTCCAATGTATTTTCTGGATAGACCATGTTTGAAATGATTTCAACAAGCTTGAAAATATCAGTGAGGATGTTGAAGATTGATCATTCAGGGAATGTTAAAAGGGTTTGTTATAGCAGATGTAACCACTTCAATGTCATCTTCAATAATGATGTTGGCTAACTATTGGTGAGCTGCACCACCTTAAGGAATTACAAAAGTCAACTTATGTTCTCAGCATGTACAAGCATACCTTTTATTGGTTCTTCCAGTATGGCTGAATGTTTTACACTGTAGAGGGTAATATAATTATGTCATGATATTCGATATCAAAGAGGTAATTTATGAAGGAGATGTAAAGAGTATCATTCAAGTTGTTA
This sequence is a window from Carya illinoinensis cultivar Pawnee chromosome 9, C.illinoinensisPawnee_v1, whole genome shotgun sequence. Protein-coding genes within it:
- the LOC122275281 gene encoding NDR1/HIN1-like protein 3, producing MAEKPSHLNGAYSGPSVPPPKRYYRHKASDDEGCGCLLSFLFNLVLFAGLAVLVFWLIFHPNKVKFHVTDASLTQFNLNTNNSTTTLPYYNLAVDITVRNPNEKIGIYYDSIEAGAYFEDQKFGSATLTPFYQGHKNTTVLNPAFKGQQVVLLGADELSKLNSEKSAAGVFDIEVKLYLGIRFKVGTVNTWRVKPKIKCELKVPLSLNGTSPCGFETTECHIDFDF
- the LOC122275116 gene encoding NDR1/HIN1-like protein 3; protein product: MSSDKQAQLNGAYYGPSVPPPRQSYHPGRRGRGCGCCGCLFRFLLGLIVSVVVTLGLAILIFWLIFRPNNIKFHVTDASLTKFNLTATNNLQYNLTLNITARNPNKKIGVYYERISATAYYEDQRFVSMDLEKFYQGHKNTSVLSPVFKGEKLLVLGANELSEFNAEKNAGVYNIDVKLYLRIKFKVGKIKTWRFKPKVKCELKLPLSASGTSSGGFETTKCDIDY
- the LOC122275082 gene encoding NDR1/HIN1-like protein 3; protein product: MAETQAHLNGAYYGPSIPPRRKDYHRPGHGSSGCGCCGCLFGCLCDCILSLIFKIVFTVIVMIGLAALVIWLILRPNNLKFHVTDASLTQFNLSTTNNMLQYNLALNVTVRNPNKRIGIYYDNIQANAYYEDQRFDSKSLTRFYQGHKNTTVLSQVFDGQQLVSLGTSELSKFNSEKSNGIYGIVLKLRLRIRVKAGWIKIGHFKPKINCDLKVPLSSNGSSASSFETTKCSYDL